One part of the Caproiciproducens sp. CPB-2 genome encodes these proteins:
- a CDS encoding substrate-binding domain-containing protein, translating into MKKFLAAVLACAMVLTMAACSNGSEGASTPAAASTEETSGGGTTGGGKLIGISMPTKSLERWNRDGSYLEQQFKGKGCDVKLTYSDNKIDQQVKDIENLIADKVNLLVVAAIDGESLSNVLSSAKSANIPVISYDRLIMNTDAIAYYVSFDNYKVGQLQGQFVIDQLGLKQGDKSKTYNIEFTAGDPADNNATFFFNGAMDALKPYIDDGILKIPSGQTTFQQVATAAWDTKNAMNRMQNILASYYSDGKTQLDVALCSNDSTALGVTQAIESDYKGNNTPVITGQDGDEANLANILDGKQSMTVYKAVANEAVVTLDLGMAILNGDKPDGQLIQSAGWKFDCSYDTKSYDNKKGIVPSFLLVPTVVTKDNLQKELVDTGYYTMDGKYPKAKK; encoded by the coding sequence ATGAAAAAGTTTTTGGCAGCTGTATTGGCCTGTGCAATGGTTCTGACGATGGCGGCCTGCAGCAATGGTTCGGAAGGTGCAAGCACGCCTGCCGCGGCAAGCACCGAGGAAACTTCCGGCGGGGGAACAACGGGCGGCGGCAAGCTGATCGGCATTTCCATGCCCACGAAGTCTCTGGAGCGCTGGAACCGGGACGGTTCTTACCTGGAGCAGCAGTTTAAGGGTAAGGGCTGCGATGTAAAGCTTACTTATTCGGACAACAAAATTGACCAGCAGGTCAAGGATATTGAAAATCTGATTGCCGACAAAGTCAACCTTCTGGTTGTGGCGGCGATCGACGGCGAGTCACTTTCCAACGTTTTGAGCAGCGCAAAGAGCGCAAATATTCCTGTTATCTCCTATGACCGGCTGATTATGAACACAGACGCAATCGCCTACTACGTGTCGTTCGATAACTACAAGGTAGGCCAGCTGCAGGGCCAGTTCGTAATCGATCAGCTCGGTTTGAAGCAGGGCGACAAATCCAAGACCTATAACATCGAGTTCACCGCGGGTGATCCGGCCGACAACAACGCGACTTTCTTCTTTAACGGCGCGATGGACGCCTTGAAACCCTACATAGACGACGGCATTCTGAAGATCCCGTCCGGCCAGACGACGTTCCAGCAGGTTGCAACCGCGGCCTGGGATACCAAAAACGCGATGAACCGTATGCAGAACATTTTGGCTTCGTACTATTCGGACGGCAAAACGCAGCTGGATGTCGCCCTTTGCTCCAACGACTCCACGGCTCTCGGCGTTACCCAGGCGATCGAATCCGACTATAAGGGTAACAATACTCCGGTTATCACGGGGCAGGACGGCGATGAGGCAAACCTCGCGAACATTCTGGACGGCAAGCAGTCCATGACCGTTTATAAGGCGGTTGCAAACGAAGCGGTCGTTACGCTTGATCTCGGCATGGCAATCCTGAACGGGGATAAGCCGGACGGTCAGCTGATTCAGTCGGCGGGCTGGAAGTTCGACTGCTCTTACGACACGAAGTCTTATGATAATAAGAAGGGAATTGTTCCTTCCTTCCTGCTTGTGCCGACCGTCGTTACGAAAGACAATCTCCAGAAAGAACTGGTTGACACGGGATACTACACGATGGACGGTAAATATCCCAAAGCAAAGAAGTAA
- a CDS encoding ROK family transcriptional regulator: protein MKDLKMPATERRRLTRNSIYNFIYESETPPSKQEIAQQLKLSLPTVHQNITELLNAGLIRVGQIQKSTGGRRPVGYSVVSNLKFAVGISITADKLRFLASDLKQEELAYQKIEMGSLKGDDIGRLIRDELEIFFDKNRLDRSRLLGVGITLPAVLDEEKDEVKLSPTLRMRDISLGTIREPIPYPTYIENDGTSGGFAEWFESRNAVSSDIAYLYLENGVGGAVFINGAPYFGKNKRSGEFGHMCVEPGGLPCNCGKKGCLEAYCSALRISAKLGITVEEFFEDLEKGNPEYQALWQDLLEHLSVGINNIRMALDCDVILGGFLAQYLEPYMPELRRMVSERNTFEDNAEYVRLCRYPRRADMMGVAWHYIKEYIENI, encoded by the coding sequence ATGAAAGATTTAAAAATGCCTGCTACCGAAAGACGCAGGCTGACGCGCAACAGTATTTACAATTTTATTTATGAATCCGAAACGCCGCCCTCCAAACAGGAAATCGCACAGCAGCTGAAGCTGAGCCTTCCGACCGTCCACCAGAATATCACAGAACTGCTGAACGCCGGATTAATTCGGGTGGGACAGATACAGAAATCCACGGGAGGCCGCCGCCCGGTTGGGTATTCCGTCGTCAGCAATCTCAAGTTTGCGGTGGGAATTTCAATCACTGCGGATAAACTGCGCTTTCTCGCGTCAGATTTAAAGCAGGAAGAACTGGCCTATCAAAAAATCGAGATGGGGTCGTTAAAAGGAGACGATATCGGCAGGCTGATCAGGGATGAACTGGAGATCTTTTTTGACAAGAATCGGCTGGACCGCAGCCGGCTGCTGGGTGTCGGAATCACGCTGCCGGCGGTTCTGGATGAAGAAAAGGACGAAGTGAAACTGTCGCCGACCCTGCGAATGCGTGATATCAGTCTTGGTACGATCCGGGAGCCGATCCCCTATCCGACCTACATTGAAAACGACGGGACCAGTGGCGGATTTGCCGAATGGTTTGAATCGCGAAATGCTGTGAGCAGCGATATTGCCTATCTTTATTTGGAAAACGGTGTCGGCGGGGCGGTTTTCATCAATGGGGCGCCGTATTTTGGGAAGAACAAAAGAAGCGGGGAGTTCGGCCATATGTGCGTGGAACCGGGCGGGCTTCCCTGCAACTGCGGAAAAAAAGGCTGTCTGGAGGCTTATTGTTCGGCGCTGCGGATTAGTGCGAAGCTTGGAATCACGGTTGAGGAATTTTTTGAAGATCTTGAAAAGGGAAATCCGGAATATCAGGCGCTTTGGCAGGACCTTCTGGAGCATCTGTCCGTCGGGATCAACAATATTCGCATGGCGCTGGACTGTGACGTGATTCTGGGGGGATTTCTTGCCCAATATCTGGAACCATATATGCCGGAACTAAGAAGAATGGTCTCGGAAAGAAATACGTTTGAGGACAATGCGGAATACGTCAGATTGTGCCGTTATCCGCGCAGAGCCGATATGATGGGCGTAGCCTGGCACTATATCAAAGAGTATATTGAGAACATCTGA
- a CDS encoding helix-turn-helix domain-containing protein translates to MYKYPEVSDIVELLKKCGGNHKAVAREMGISTTTLWRKMKKYGIANNYEYEPPNTEGRP, encoded by the coding sequence GTGTACAAATATCCGGAAGTGTCCGACATTGTAGAGCTTTTGAAAAAATGCGGCGGAAACCACAAAGCGGTTGCCAGGGAGATGGGCATCAGTACCACAACACTGTGGAGAAAGATGAAAAAATACGGAATCGCCAACAATTACGAATACGAGCCACCAAATACGGAGGGAAGGCCTTAA
- a CDS encoding enolase C-terminal domain-like protein yields MLTSDKVVEQAQALQEKYGFRNFKLKGGVLDGEKKMETIRALKKHFPEARINIDPNGAWGLREAIRLCSNMKNVLTYIEDPCGPENGYSSREIMCEFKNATHLPVATNMIATDWRQFYHAAALKSVDIVLADPHFWGMNGTVRMAQILNDWGLTWGSHSNNHFDITLTVYAHVTAAAPGTPTPLDTHWIWQDGQNLCENTPEIRDGYLEVPKAPGLGIHPDMEKLWRQMSFTIRSSSMTETMP; encoded by the coding sequence ATGCTTACTTCGGACAAAGTCGTGGAACAGGCTCAGGCTTTGCAGGAAAAATACGGATTCCGGAACTTTAAGCTGAAAGGCGGCGTTCTGGACGGGGAAAAGAAAATGGAGACGATCAGAGCGCTGAAGAAGCACTTCCCCGAGGCAAGAATCAATATCGATCCCAACGGTGCATGGGGCCTTCGGGAAGCGATCAGACTGTGCAGTAACATGAAGAATGTCCTCACCTATATCGAAGATCCATGCGGCCCCGAAAACGGCTACAGCAGCCGTGAAATTATGTGCGAGTTTAAAAATGCGACTCATCTTCCGGTCGCAACCAATATGATTGCGACCGACTGGAGGCAATTTTATCATGCGGCGGCACTCAAATCCGTTGACATCGTGCTGGCGGACCCGCATTTCTGGGGAATGAACGGCACAGTGAGAATGGCACAGATTCTCAACGACTGGGGGCTGACTTGGGGGTCTCATTCCAACAACCATTTCGACATCACCCTGACCGTCTATGCCCATGTCACCGCTGCGGCGCCCGGAACTCCCACTCCTCTGGACACGCACTGGATCTGGCAGGACGGACAGAACCTCTGTGAAAATACTCCTGAAATCAGGGACGGATATCTGGAAGTTCCAAAAGCGCCCGGCCTTGGGATTCATCCCGATATGGAAAAATTATGGCGGCAAATGAGCTTTACAATAAGATCGAGTTCCATGACCGAAACGATGCCGTAG
- a CDS encoding glycerate kinase family protein: MKKLILVPDSFKGTLSSLEICSVMEQCIHEHDPSAQVVAIPVADGGEGSVDAFLAAMGGEKISVPSKGPYMEDITSFYGLVDNGRTAVIEMAACAGLPLAGGRLEPDKATTYGVGLLMADAAKRRCKRIIMGLGGSVTNDLGTGAAAAAGIRFLDSSGTAFVPTGGTLSKIEHIDCSGLLPELREAEIITMCDIDNPLYGETGAAFVFAPQKGADDRMTIFLDEQLRAAAETIRRELNADVSNLPGAGAAGGMGGGMAAFFRSRLQMGIETVLDTVRFEELLQGADMVFSGEGKIDAQSLRGKVVIGVARRAKKAGVPLVAVVGDIADDIESVYEKGVSAVFSINRVAVPFSIAKTRNHRDLRDTFDNILHLMECC; this comes from the coding sequence ATGAAAAAATTGATTCTGGTCCCGGATTCCTTTAAGGGAACGCTTAGCTCCCTGGAAATTTGCTCTGTTATGGAACAATGCATCCACGAGCACGACCCCTCGGCACAGGTCGTCGCGATCCCGGTCGCCGACGGCGGCGAGGGCAGCGTTGACGCCTTTCTGGCCGCCATGGGCGGCGAAAAGATTTCGGTTCCCTCAAAAGGGCCTTATATGGAGGATATCACCAGTTTTTACGGTCTTGTAGACAACGGTCGGACCGCGGTAATCGAAATGGCGGCCTGCGCCGGGCTTCCCCTCGCGGGCGGGCGGCTGGAGCCGGATAAAGCCACGACCTACGGCGTGGGCCTTCTGATGGCTGACGCCGCGAAACGCAGATGTAAAAGGATCATTATGGGTCTTGGAGGGAGTGTCACGAACGACCTCGGCACCGGAGCCGCCGCCGCGGCGGGAATCCGTTTCCTGGACAGTTCCGGCACAGCCTTTGTCCCCACCGGGGGAACCCTTTCCAAAATCGAACACATTGACTGCTCCGGCCTTTTGCCCGAACTTCGGGAGGCGGAAATCATCACAATGTGCGACATTGACAATCCGCTGTATGGGGAAACCGGAGCCGCCTTCGTCTTCGCCCCCCAAAAAGGAGCGGATGACCGGATGACTATATTTCTGGATGAGCAGCTCCGCGCCGCAGCCGAAACGATCCGCCGCGAGCTGAATGCCGATGTTTCGAATCTTCCCGGCGCGGGCGCGGCAGGCGGCATGGGCGGCGGCATGGCGGCCTTTTTCCGCTCCCGTCTTCAGATGGGCATAGAAACGGTGCTCGACACCGTGAGGTTCGAGGAGCTGCTGCAGGGTGCGGACATGGTGTTCAGCGGTGAAGGAAAAATAGACGCTCAGAGCTTGCGCGGAAAAGTCGTGATCGGCGTGGCAAGACGTGCTAAAAAGGCGGGAGTTCCCCTTGTTGCAGTGGTGGGAGACATCGCGGACGACATAGAAAGCGTCTATGAGAAGGGCGTTTCCGCCGTTTTCAGCATCAACCGCGTGGCGGTTCCTTTTTCTATTGCCAAAACCCGCAACCACCGGGACCTGCGGGACACCTTTGACAACATCCTGCACCTCATGGAATGCTGCTGA
- a CDS encoding type II secretion system F family protein, with protein sequence MTLLQLIACVGMTAGAFLLFQISPMQFTDGLFRFLTRKPKNIRDEINEVTKRKKRSFLRREIIETQKVLAMTGQSERFPMVCMVSLLLFVLGVCVAILMQNGFLIPVLALGLMLLPFWQIRLTSVHYRRNVAAELETALSIITTAYLRHEDILTAVEENIDYLNPPVRRVFAEFLTRLKLVDPDVETAIEDMKPKIQNDVFHEWCDAISSCQYDRNLKTTLTPIVNNLSDTRTVNAELDYLVAEPRKEFAMMVLLVIGNIPILYFLNKDWYAALMFTPVGQGTLAVCAAVIFFSVARVIRLTKPIEYKR encoded by the coding sequence ATGACTCTGCTTCAACTGATCGCCTGCGTCGGCATGACTGCCGGCGCTTTTCTTTTATTTCAGATTTCGCCCATGCAATTCACGGACGGGCTGTTTCGCTTCCTGACCCGAAAGCCCAAGAACATCCGGGACGAAATCAACGAGGTGACAAAACGGAAAAAGCGGTCTTTCCTGCGCCGCGAAATCATTGAGACGCAGAAGGTCCTTGCCATGACCGGGCAAAGCGAACGGTTTCCCATGGTGTGTATGGTTTCCCTGCTTCTCTTTGTTCTCGGCGTCTGCGTCGCAATTCTGATGCAGAATGGATTTCTCATTCCGGTCCTGGCGCTCGGCCTGATGCTGCTTCCGTTTTGGCAGATCCGGCTGACCTCCGTCCATTACAGGAGGAACGTAGCAGCCGAGCTGGAAACGGCTCTGTCCATTATCACCACTGCCTACCTCCGCCATGAGGATATCCTGACTGCCGTGGAGGAAAACATCGACTACCTGAACCCGCCGGTTCGCAGAGTGTTTGCGGAATTCCTGACCCGCCTGAAGCTCGTCGATCCGGACGTAGAAACAGCCATCGAAGACATGAAACCAAAAATCCAGAACGATGTGTTTCACGAATGGTGCGACGCGATTTCTTCCTGCCAGTACGACCGGAACCTCAAGACCACCCTGACGCCGATCGTGAACAATCTGTCGGACACGCGCACCGTCAACGCCGAGCTGGACTACCTCGTAGCGGAGCCACGCAAGGAATTTGCAATGATGGTGTTACTGGTAATCGGGAATATCCCGATCCTGTATTTTCTCAATAAGGACTGGTATGCGGCGCTGATGTTCACTCCTGTGGGACAGGGAACGCTTGCCGTCTGCGCCGCAGTCATCTTCTTTTCCGTCGCCCGCGTCATCCGGCTGACGAAACCGATCGAGTACAAACGATAA
- a CDS encoding AbrB/MazE/SpoVT family DNA-binding domain-containing protein, translating into MERKIIRVSMKRQVTLPQKYFEVLGFQSEAECVLQDDGILIRPVRDSGGDDFSEQILADLISQGISGQELLDKFKEQSKKVHPAIKKLIAEADSLAESDQGKKTLDEIFGTED; encoded by the coding sequence ATGGAAAGAAAAATCATACGTGTTTCCATGAAGCGTCAGGTGACGCTTCCACAAAAATATTTTGAAGTCCTTGGATTCCAAAGCGAAGCGGAGTGTGTCCTGCAGGATGACGGCATTCTGATCCGTCCTGTCCGGGATTCTGGAGGGGATGATTTTTCCGAACAGATCCTGGCCGACTTGATTTCACAGGGAATTTCCGGGCAGGAGCTTTTGGACAAATTTAAGGAGCAGAGCAAAAAGGTTCATCCCGCCATCAAAAAGCTCATTGCGGAGGCGGATTCTCTTGCCGAAAGCGATCAGGGAAAAAAAACGCTTGACGAGATTTTTGGCACGGAGGATTAA
- a CDS encoding type II toxin-antitoxin system RelE/ParE family toxin, whose amino-acid sequence MYELRFTGASERYFKKIREKGLKLAYRNALEKIRKDPYIGELKTGDLTGIYGFDVFYNKTNYEIAYRVYEEENKLIVVILAGTRENFYQELKRYMK is encoded by the coding sequence ATGTATGAGTTGCGCTTTACGGGAGCCTCCGAAAGGTATTTCAAAAAAATCCGGGAAAAAGGGCTGAAGCTCGCTTATCGAAATGCTTTGGAAAAGATCAGAAAAGATCCATACATCGGGGAGCTGAAAACCGGAGATCTCACAGGGATTTATGGATTTGATGTTTTCTACAACAAGACGAACTATGAGATTGCGTATCGGGTCTACGAGGAAGAAAACAAATTGATTGTGGTAATCCTTGCCGGAACCAGAGAAAACTTCTATCAGGAACTGAAGCGTTATATGAAATAG
- a CDS encoding secretion protein F: MPSLLILFAVPLTAGLFFILADALRLPTLGAAKAMLNAGKREKKASKTMDAYLMTTAVKLSKFIRLDEYKRIRLQNNLSAAGYSMTPEVYTAYAFVKAGAILLCVVPCLFLFPLLSVLIVFLAVLVYFKEIRKADEQLSFKREQIEGELPRFVASIEQTLKSSRDVLALMERYKKNAGPEFSHELDVVTADMRSSSYEAALVRFEARLLNRIHAI, translated from the coding sequence TTGCCCTCTTTGCTGATTCTATTTGCGGTCCCGCTCACGGCGGGGCTGTTTTTTATTCTTGCCGACGCGCTGAGACTGCCGACCCTGGGGGCGGCAAAAGCAATGCTGAACGCCGGGAAACGGGAGAAAAAAGCGTCCAAAACGATGGACGCATATCTCATGACCACCGCCGTAAAGCTCTCGAAGTTCATCCGATTAGATGAATACAAAAGAATCAGACTGCAAAACAACCTCAGCGCGGCGGGATACAGCATGACACCGGAGGTCTACACAGCCTATGCCTTCGTAAAAGCCGGGGCAATCCTGCTTTGCGTGGTTCCATGTCTGTTCCTCTTTCCGCTGCTTTCCGTACTGATTGTTTTTCTCGCCGTCCTTGTCTATTTTAAGGAAATCCGCAAAGCGGATGAGCAGCTTAGTTTCAAGCGGGAGCAGATCGAAGGCGAGCTGCCCCGCTTTGTGGCGTCGATTGAACAGACACTAAAGAGCAGCCGCGATGTCCTTGCCCTGATGGAACGGTATAAGAAGAACGCCGGACCTGAATTCTCCCACGAATTGGACGTCGTGACGGCCGACATGCGCTCTTCAAGTTATGAGGCGGCGCTGGTCCGGTTTGAGGCACGGCTACTTAATCGCATCCATGCCATCTAA
- a CDS encoding ATP-binding cassette domain-containing protein: MKLSGGMKHRVGIAQAMLNDPEILVMDEPTAGLDPGERVHFRNFISEFSHGRIVLISTHIVSDIEYIATKNAIMKAGKILDVGTTDALVKQVMGKVWTCIVPADV; the protein is encoded by the coding sequence GTGAAACTATCCGGGGGCATGAAGCACCGGGTCGGGATTGCACAAGCGATGCTGAACGACCCCGAAATTCTTGTTATGGATGAACCAACCGCTGGTCTTGATCCCGGCGAGCGGGTTCACTTCCGCAATTTTATCTCAGAATTTTCCCATGGCCGCATTGTTCTTATTTCAACACATATTGTGTCTGATATTGAGTATATCGCCACAAAAAACGCGATTATGAAAGCTGGCAAAATTCTCGATGTTGGCACAACGGACGCATTAGTGAAGCAAGTCATGGGAAAAGTCTGGACTTGCATAGTGCCTGCCGATGTATGA
- a CDS encoding type II toxin-antitoxin system PemK/MazF family toxin → MSHPYSSLKRGQIYCADLNPVVGSEQGGTRPVLVLQNDIGNRYSPTTIVAAITSQLNKTMLPTHVPLNGRSCGLDKNSVVLLEQVRTMDRSRLKEYKGYLPQSVMITVDKAMSISFGLNSVPLAAHQYQYQGMVL, encoded by the coding sequence ATGTCACATCCTTATTCATCCCTAAAAAGGGGACAAATTTATTGCGCCGACCTGAATCCTGTGGTCGGCTCAGAGCAGGGAGGGACCAGACCAGTACTGGTCCTTCAAAATGACATCGGCAACCGCTACAGCCCGACTACCATCGTAGCGGCAATCACCAGCCAACTCAATAAAACCATGCTCCCTACCCATGTACCGCTGAATGGGCGAAGCTGTGGTCTGGACAAAAATTCCGTTGTCCTCCTGGAGCAGGTTAGAACCATGGACCGATCGAGACTGAAGGAATACAAAGGATACCTTCCTCAGTCAGTCATGATAACCGTTGACAAAGCCATGTCCATCAGCTTCGGATTGAATTCTGTCCCATTAGCGGCCCACCAATACCAGTATCAGGGGATGGTGTTATGA
- a CDS encoding helix-turn-helix domain-containing protein, which translates to MKQIQAPVKGIEDLPLFFNPSQLAPVLGISKDTAYRLAMKKGFPSARIGKRIIIHREKFIEWADTHFSGI; encoded by the coding sequence ATGAAGCAAATACAAGCCCCTGTTAAAGGAATCGAAGATTTACCTCTGTTTTTCAATCCAAGCCAACTCGCTCCCGTTTTGGGCATCAGCAAAGATACAGCTTACCGGCTTGCTATGAAAAAAGGGTTCCCAAGCGCCCGGATCGGCAAACGGATCATCATTCATCGTGAAAAATTCATCGAATGGGCGGACACCCATTTCTCCGGAATTTAA
- a CDS encoding N-terminal phage integrase SAM-like domain-containing protein yields MSRRTRGEGSIFQRKDKRWTAQFYINGEKKTKTYRNQAEAKEKLLEVKNALRQGNYCDPHGMTIGEWFDEWLENYARPSIKLSTYISYETYVRAHIKPAIGQVKMKDLNVELLQHFITGKSRSGRADNRKGGLSAKTIKNILIMLHEALKQAVENGLIPRNYAPREYTHPKLKKRKCGSLAVKNSRR; encoded by the coding sequence ATGTCCAGACGAACAAGAGGCGAAGGCAGCATCTTTCAGCGCAAGGATAAGAGATGGACTGCTCAGTTCTACATCAACGGTGAAAAGAAAACTAAAACATATCGAAACCAGGCGGAAGCAAAGGAGAAGCTGCTGGAAGTCAAGAATGCCCTTCGTCAGGGGAACTATTGCGATCCGCACGGAATGACGATTGGCGAATGGTTCGATGAATGGCTGGAAAACTACGCAAGACCATCCATAAAGCTTTCCACCTATATCAGTTACGAAACCTATGTCCGCGCCCATATCAAGCCTGCCATCGGACAGGTAAAGATGAAAGACCTGAACGTAGAACTCCTGCAGCATTTTATCACCGGTAAGAGCCGGTCTGGTCGCGCAGATAACCGCAAGGGCGGGCTATCCGCCAAAACCATCAAAAATATCCTGATTATGCTTCACGAGGCGCTAAAGCAGGCGGTTGAAAACGGTCTGATCCCCCGGAACTATGCGCCGAGGGAGTACACCCACCCAAAGCTGAAGAAAAGGAAATGCGGGTCCTTAGCCGTGAAGAACAGCAGGCGCTGA